The Methylomicrobium lacus LW14 genome window below encodes:
- a CDS encoding histone deacetylase family protein, whose protein sequence is MTTLYYYHEDFLKHQPHFSHPESPDRLRRIEKALQAPEFANLVRTSPPLGPAQKDQARLIHSQAHIDRTLRPIAEGSHQYIDADTYLSHGSANAALRAVGAVCDAVDQVMAGKANNAFCAVRPPGHHAEPNRAMGFCLLNNIAIAAEYARTRHHLKRVAIVDFDVHHGNGTQAAFAHQAEVLYVSTHEMPHYPGTGYPSETGVGNIVNIPLNAGTDGAEFRRKISTIALPALRKFKPELLLVSAGFDAHRDDPLADIALVEDDYRWITEELTGIAAEFCGKRLISALEGGYNLEALAKSVAAHVVALLRA, encoded by the coding sequence ATGACGACACTCTATTATTACCACGAAGACTTTCTGAAGCACCAACCGCATTTCAGTCATCCGGAATCGCCTGATCGCCTGCGCCGCATCGAAAAGGCGCTGCAGGCGCCCGAGTTCGCCAACCTAGTCAGAACATCGCCGCCGCTGGGCCCCGCGCAAAAGGATCAGGCGCGGCTGATTCATAGCCAGGCGCATATCGACCGCACTTTACGCCCGATTGCCGAAGGCAGCCATCAATACATCGATGCGGACACCTATCTCTCGCACGGCAGCGCGAACGCGGCCTTGCGCGCGGTCGGCGCGGTCTGCGACGCGGTCGATCAGGTCATGGCCGGCAAGGCGAATAACGCCTTTTGCGCGGTGCGCCCGCCCGGCCATCATGCCGAGCCGAATCGCGCGATGGGCTTCTGTCTCTTAAACAACATCGCGATCGCCGCCGAATATGCGAGGACACGGCATCACCTTAAGCGCGTCGCGATCGTCGATTTCGACGTACATCACGGCAACGGCACTCAAGCCGCGTTCGCCCACCAGGCCGAGGTACTCTATGTATCGACGCATGAAATGCCCCATTATCCGGGCACCGGTTACCCCAGCGAGACCGGCGTCGGCAATATCGTGAATATCCCTCTGAACGCGGGCACCGACGGCGCCGAATTTCGCCGCAAGATCAGCACGATCGCCCTGCCCGCCTTGCGCAAATTCAAACCCGAATTGCTGCTGGTTTCGGCAGGCTTCGACGCCCACCGCGACGACCCGCTCGCGGACATTGCATTGGTCGAGGATGATTATCGCTGGATTACCGAGGAGTTGACCGGAATCGCGGCCGAATTCTGCGGCAAGCGGCTGATTTCGGCTTTGGAAGGCGGCTACAACCTGGAGGCTCTGGCGAAGAGCGTCGCCGCGCATGTCGTGGCTTTGCTACGGGCTTAA